The region tatcTCAACTACAGTAACACcaaggaggtgatcgtggactacaggagaaagggAGAGCTCGCCCTCATCCATGGGCTGTAGTTGaatgggtcgagagcttcaagtgccatggcatccacatcactaaggacctaaaCATGGTATACCACACACCTGcacagttgtgaaaagggcacgTAAGtgcttcttccccctcaggaggctgaacagatttggcatgggccctcagatcctaaaaaggtATGCAATTCTACAgcctgaaaaattgccaaagattcCAGGCACCCACGCCAGGCTAACGTCCGAAAATCCGTACTGTTTCATCGGCTCacgtcccatgtgcagttgcaaaccgtagtctggcttttttatggcagttttgaagcagtggcttcttccttgctgagcggcccttgaggttatgtcgatatcggactcgttttactgtggatatagatacatttgtacctgtttcctccagcatcttcacacggtccttttgTTGTtgtcgggattgatttgcacttttcgcaccaaagtacgttcatctctaggagacagaatgcgtctccttcctgagcggtatgacggttgcgtggtgtttatacttgcgtactattgtttgtacagatgaacgtggtaccttcaggaatttggaaatttctcccaaggatgaaccagacttgtggaggtatccaatttttttctgaggtcttggctgatttcttttgattttcatgatgtcaagcaaagaggcgctaagtttgaaggtaggccttaaaatacatccacaggtacacctctaattgactcaaatgttgtcaattagcctatcagaagcttcttgagtcatgacataattttttggaattgtccaagctgtttaaaggcacagtcaacttagtgaatgtaaacttctgacccactggaattgtgatacagtgaattatatgtgaaataatctgtctgtaaacaattgctggaaaaattacttgtgtcatgcacaccgtagatgtcctaaccgacttgccaaaactatagtttgttaacaagacatttgtgagtggttgaaaaaaaagttttaatgactccaacctacgtgtatgtaaaactttcgacttcaactgtacatgtggtgCAGACATTTTTTAATAGCTTGTGTTGTGGAATTATTCTTGATTAAAAACTATACATTTTAATTAATGTGTTGGACTAGTTAATCATGAATTGGTAACTAGATTCTGATTAAGGGAATGTTATACCTTACATACGTATTCCCGTGTGCCTATTTGTACATGGATCAAACATGTAATAATGTAGCGAGGGACTGACAGATTGTTTCAATGATGCACTTGGTCAGAAACGTAGCAGTTTCATTGGAACTTAAAATGACAACAGGAAAATGTTGCAGGTTTAAAGAAAGTTTGTGGCAATTCCAAGCAGTTTGCCATGGGGCGAAGATAAGATTTTCTAatttcatttcctgcaattgtacacattttgccatagggtggagagaaatgtttgcagttttaaagcacatttccggcaattttacacattttgctacgttaatATGATACCTGAGTGAGagagactaacaaaatcaatgggggccccctggaggtggGAATGTAGCAGAGGTGAGCTGCAGGTGAGTTCTGGTAGCCATTGTGATGTCATCCCGCCTGAGACTGTCTGCCTGTACTGTCTCCTGTCTATCATAAACATGGGTTAGTAGACCAGTGGTTGGCACGTTATCTTCAAGTGTCATTTGATGAGGGTTCGCGTCCCATGATGCCTACAATTATACATAGGCTTTCACCATTATTGATGACGATATATAACGTACATAGGATCTCATTAATAATCTTTCAATAATGATGTCAATGTAAAATTACATTGTGAAGTTTTGTACATAATAAAGAAGTAAACCWACATTTTGTGTAGAATACCCCGAACAAAACTTACTGTCCCACTCTGTCTATATTCAACTGGCAGATGTTGTTTGATGTACAGCTGCAAACATTACTATTGACTGGTCTTCTCATCAACCTGTCACTGgaaacagtttttgtgtttaacAATGTAATGTAACATGATGTGCTAGgctataatattatattatactatatcGTATTCACATTCTCACTCATTCAGCATTTAGCAAGTACAAAGTAGCAAATAACAAACCTAAATGTGTTGATTACCATGATCATGTTGATGTAATTATACTACATAGCTGTTAACAGAGGGAATAAACATGTCACACTGTGAGTATCACACCACTCCATACAACTCTAAAATATTTGGCTCTAACAAGCACATATTGTACTCACACATGTCTATACCCAGTGAGAGTTTGGAAACAAAAAGCTACATTCTGTGATTCTAAGAACAGCCAAACGGCTGACCCATTACTGGTATAGAGAGAATGGATGGTGTAGGGAAACGTAAcacctctcaaattcatagacagcgcTYTGACGSTCTATGACAACCACATGATCATGTTTGACTTATTTTAAAGcaatatacattgtttgtttacattcatgTTGTTTGTGGAGTAATACAACCTTTTGGGTTATACAAGAGAATCAATTATAAATKATATTCTCYAAGAATAATTGAAAAAATATCAAAGAATTTAAATGACCGCTGAACAGTCTCCCAGATCCTAGACTATCTTAACGAAACACCTCAAAGGATTTGACAATTATKGAACTATCATTCATGTTTAATAATGACTCCTGAGAGAAAATAATKTGTACACCTGTTTTATTGACAACAAACYACATAAACTGTCTGCAACAAGTAACTAAACTTTCATTTTACAGCAACAAATAATCTTCATAAACTATTTGATTTTACCATAAAGATTTTTCAGTTAGGATGCTGACACTACGCAATAGAATTGTTGGTTTCAGTTGATATTTTCATGGATTGAACAGGTCCTTATGGAGCACACAGAGGGAAATCTCCTTCCACATAATTCATCATTCCAGGCATGTTTTTCTTAAGAGGAAACACAGAATAGAAATTACCTCTCAAATCAACTCAGATATACACACAAAAATTCAAATRaaagtgtgtgtgtgtcagatttaTTTGTTATACTTACTatgaataacatttaatttgatgaaTGGATCAGTGAATGATAGTGGGCTTACTGTACCTCCAAAGTTCATCTGAACACATGGCTCTCTGGCACCCTGATAGTTATTGGGCTCGTYTTKCGCCCAGTTCTCGTGATCAAATWTGGATCYGTCACTCCAGAACCATAGCCTGTCCTGTGGAGAAGAACKGAGGTCTCAGTATCAAAGAAATCACATATAACTAGAACACAACcgtttaaagatggaatccgcagtggGGGGAAACAGAACCACTGACCGCCACACCACCATTGTTATTGATTTTGTTGCCAAGCTGAGGAGCGTTGAGCAGCATGTTAAAAAATGGTGGTACATCATGTGCCCTTCTATTACACGTGCAATGATGTCTGAAGGGAAAAAGAGTGGTTGTTTTTTGCAGTAATTTGTTTGTTGCTTTTAGATATCATTTATACTTTTTGAACTATAACCGTTTTAAATTCGCATAAAAGCTCCATAGGATTCAGTGGGAACTATTTTGATGATCTACTGCTCTTGAAATGTTAATGCTACAAACATTAAATCAACATTGACATGTACAGGCTGATGTACAGACTGACTCACCTTAGATTGCTGCAACATAGCTTTTTTGCTATCTTTTTGCTCATATAAAGTGTGTTCTATCCCCATTCATTTGAATGGTGTAACGCAGGCTTCAACATTCTCAACTGAAATCACTGCCACAGAACTTCCAGAATGTTAAAactaaaacatttctaaatattAAAACATTGAATGACTTATGATGCAATAGTACTCACTCTAGCCTACTATGCTATCCCACTACAACCCACTGTGTCAGTTGATACTGCAGTGGGCATCTATAAGATCTTCCAAACCTAGGTCTGACCTCAGAGTAGAGAMCTGATCGTAAGGgctgagaatagagacattttactcctaATCTTATGGRTTATATGAGTCTCACCAGTCCAAACCAGTTAAgagttaccagcaggtgtcttgataatagaaAAAGGCAGTGAGTCAGTGCTTCCTCCACCATAGACAGGACATTGCTTTGGAGTTGTTAACATAATGTTATgatatttctatatgatcaacctataaataatctagacctacatgcaacagcATCTCTTGCGCTTTAGACAATGATTTCACGAGGCCTTATTCAAATGATATGCCTAAATatatctaaccactaggctaataaataaTCACATATCGTTTCCGATTATTTCAAAAACCATGTTTTTTCAAGCGGATTATCATGTTGTTAAAAAAATGCCTAAATTGGGCATGCTTATAAAATTGGGTAATTGAAAGCATTTAGGGGCTATGTAAACTTTAATGCTGTTCGGTAAAAATAATAGCCCTTTCAAGCATTTATGCAACATTWCGGAAAGTAACTTGATGCCTACTGTTACAAAACCATKTAGCGTTGTTAAATGWAAGTAACCACTGTGTGAATATAAAATTCTGCTTTTAACAACCATTATACTGTATGATTCAGTGCCATATGCCCAGGGTTAGGTACTGTAGGYtactttctaaatgtaattcWGTTAYAATTACTAGTTACCTgttcaaaattgtaatcagtaaKgtaacttttggattacccaaactcagtaacgtaatatGATAGCTCAAGAGGCGTTAGAAGAAGACAAATKAATTTTACCAATtgaactacattttttttctttaagatggtatcttaacttttactMaaatatgacaattgggtacctttTCCACATTTGCCTGAACAGCATCATATCCTCCAATCCAGGTCAGAGGGAAATCGCCAGTCTTGATCAACACCACCGCCTGTAGAAATTCGGACTCCTCAGAGCTGTGCACAGACGCCAGGTTTGCTTCAAGGAACATACAGTGGCGCTAGAGCAAGCCGTAGACAGGGACAAAGACATGTCATAATGTAGGTATTAGTCAGTTGTCCTGTCTTTGTGGAATGTGTGTTCTGGACTCTCACAATTAAATATTGGCCATCACAACTAATGTTCTTTGAAATAGGCTCTTCAAGGTATTAGTTAATCTCTGTCTTATCCCATGGCCTGTGGGTTCCAATATACAGGAGTTCTGACTCcacacattaaataaatattgcAAGCCTAGAAAATTCTAACTAGACAATAACTTAAAAGGGGGTTCAGTATTTTACATACTGAACATCCATGTGATGCCTGTTAAAATAAGGCAAAATCCCCTTTAAGGTAACATCAAACCAAATAAGCAAGTTGATTTCAATTGAACTTCTTTAATTCACAGAAGAGGGTAAGCATTTTACCTCTGCTTCAGGCCATGTCCTTGCAGTCTCAACAAACATGAAGCAGCGTGAATTAAACTGGAACCAGTCTGTGGGGCATGGGCTATTTTCATTTGCTGCAGATGCCACCATAGCATCTGTAAGGAGAAGACACAGGGCATGTTAAAAATTGCAGCCGACTTTAAAGGTGAGTcgagactgactgatctacaaatcacctggcatcataaataactactcaatattatttgtagatcagtcattccacacacacaaacactcacacacaccaccctcctgCTACAACATTAAAAATAATGATGTAAAGTGTGAGGTGAACTCTCTTACTTGCTTCGTCCAGAGTTAAGGCTTCGCTCAGTGCAATGGCAGCGCTGAGAAGCAGAAGAATGGTCAACTTCGCCATGGTGATAGtctcctgagagagaaagagaaagtgagagcacacacaaagacagacagtgaaAGAGAAGCCATCAAGTCAAAGTCAGTGAGTACTTCATAGTGTAGGTAAGTTCCCAAACCTCTCTTTGAGTACCCCCAGCCATTCACTTATCTGATATATTCCAGTACTACACATTAGAGCAGATTCAGCTAATGTAGGACTAGAGATACCAAGTTTTATCTGTTCCACCACATAGAGGAGATTACCTAGCACACATGAATATGCatgtccccaaatggcaccctattccatatatagtgcagtacttttaacCAGGGTCAAATatgctctatgggccctggtgaaaagagTGCActatagaatagggtgccatttggcatgcaTTCAGATACAGTATTAGAGTAACAGATGTTGAAATCTCACCTGAAATGTTCCGTTGTAGCTTCACTTCTTCGGAGACTTCAGAGGTCTTCActggttatctctctctctctctctgtcctgcctgTGAGTTGAGTTCTACCTCTCCCTACTCTCCTTTTTAAAGGACCTGTCCAGTCAgaccctccctctttttctctctctcatcctttaacCCCCTTGCATTCTGTCTGTCCCAGCTCAAGACCTGCTGGACCTGTCCGATAGCTACCTGTTTGACAGGGTTGGGTTCATACCAATTTGAAGGTGTCATTTGTATTTATAATTTAAAAATGAACAACTTTTGAAAGAAATTAATGGGTTGCACGTTGcattacaatatgttatgaagaTTCTCTTGAGCACAGGTGCCCGACTGAAGATTCTACTTAATTCTACCTAATTGGCACTGATGAGGACGTAGGCTTGGAAACACAATGACATTCAGAAGGCAAATCATTAGTAGAAAAACCTTTGTCATCATTGTGATTTCTTTAGGTTGACTTTTTTTTGCagtataactagctagctagctcggaATTTTTGGTAATAATTTGAATTATCTGTCTTAAATTTGAATGTGCTGCcaaccctgctgtctgtctgttagctTAATTTATCTCTCTCCTTGTGTGGGNNNNNNNNNNNNNNNNNNNNNNNNNNNNNNNNNNNNNNNNNNNNNNNNNNNNNNNNNNNNNNNNNNNNNNNNNNNNNNNNNNNNNNNNNNNNNNNNNNNNNNNNNNNNNNNNNNNNNNNNNNNNNNNNNNNNNNNNNNNNNNNNNNNNNNNNNNNNNNNNNNNNNNNNNNNNNNNNNNNNNNNNNNNNNNNNNNNNNNNNNNNNNNNNNNNNNNNNNNNNNNNNNNNNNNNNNNNNNNNNNNNNNNNNNNNNNNNNNNNNNNNNNNNNNNNNNNNNNNNNNNNNNNNNNNNNNNNNNNNNNNNNNNNNNNNNNNNNNNNNNNNNNNNNNNNNNNNNNNNNNNNNNNNNNNNNNNNNNNNNNNNNNNNNNNNNNNNNNNNNNNNNNNNNNNNNNNNNNNNNNNNNNNNNNNNNNNNNNNNNNNNNNNNNNNNNNNNNNNNNNNNNNNNNNNNNNNNNNNNNNNNNNNNNNNNNNNNNNNNNNNNNNNNNNNNNNNNNNNNNNNNNNNNNNNNNNNNNNNNNNNNNNNNNNNNNNNNNNNNNNNNNNNNNNNNNNNNNNNNNNNNNNNNNNNNNNNNNNNNNNNNNNNNNNNNNNNNNNNNNNNNNNNNNNNNNNNNNNNNNNNNNNNNNNNNNNNNNNNNNNNNNNNNNNNNNNNNNNNNNNNNNNNNNNNNNNNNNNNNNNNNNNNNNNNNNNNNNNNNNNNNNNNNNNNNNNNNNNNNNNNNNNNNNNNNNNNNNNNNNNNNNNNNNNNNNNNNNNNNNNNNNNNNNNNNNNNNNNNNNNNNNNNNNNNNNNNNNNNNNNNNNNNNNNNNNNNNNNNNNNNNNNNNNNNNNNNNNNNNNNNNNNNNNNNNNNNNNNNNNNNNNNNNNNNNNNNNNNNNNNNNNNNNNNNNNNNNNNNNNNNNNNNNNNNNNNNNNNNNNNNNNNNNNNNNNNNNNNNNNNNNNNNNNNNNNNNNNNNNNNNNNNNNNNNNNNNNNNNNNNNNNNNNNNNNNNNNNNNNNNNNNNNNNNNNNNNNNNNNNNNNNNNNNNNNNNNNNNNNNNNNNNNNNNNNNNNNNNNNNNNNNNNNNNNNNNNNNNNNNNNNNNNNNNNNNNNNNNNNNNNNNNNNNNNNNNNNNNNNNNNNNNNNNNNNNNNNNNNNNNNNNNNNNNNNNNNNNNNNNNNNNNNNNNNNNNNNNNNNNNNNNNNNNNNNNNNNNNNNNNNNNNNNNNNNNNNNNNNNNNNNNNNNNNNNNNNNNNNNNNNNNNNNNNNNNNNNNNNNNNNNNNNNNNNNNNNNNNNNNNNNNNNNNNNNNNNNNNNNNNNNNNNNNNNNNNNNNNNNNNNNNNNNNNNNNNNNNNNNNNNNNNNNNNNNNNNNNNNNNNNNNNNNNNNNNNNNNNNNNNNNNNNNNNNNNNNNNNNNNNNNNNNNNNNNNNNNNNNNNNNNNNNNNNNNNNNNNNNNNNNNNNNNNNNNNNNNNNNNNNNNNNNNNNNNNNNNNNNNNNNNNNNNNNNNNNNNNNNNNNNNNNNNNNNNNNNNNNNNNNNNNNNNNNNNNNNNNNNNNNNNNNNNNNNNNNNNNNNNNNNNNNNNNNNNNNNNNNNNNNNNNNNNNNNNNNNNNNNNNNNNNNNNNNNNNNNNNNNNNNNNNNNNNNNNNNNNNNNNNNNNNNNNNNNNNNNNNNNNNNNNNNNNNNNNNNNNNNNNNNNNNNNNNNNNNNNNNNNNNNNNNNNNNNNNNNNNNNNNNNNNNNNNNNNNNNNNNNNNNNNNNNNNNNNNNNNNNNNNNNNNNNNNNNNNNNNNNNNNNNNNNNNNNNNNNNNNNNNNNNNNNNNNNNNNNNNNNNNNNNNNNNNNNNNNNNNNNNNNNNNNNNNNNNNNNNNNNNNNNNNNNNNNNNNNNNNNNNNNNNNNNNNNNNNNNNNNNNNNNNNNNNNNNNNNNNNNNNNNNNNNNNNNNNNNNNNNNNNNNNNNNNNNNNNNNNNNNNNNNNNNNNNNNNNNNNNNNNNNNNNNNNNNNNNNNNNNNNNNNNNNNNNNNNNNNNNNNNNNNNNNNNNNNNNNNNNNNNNNNNNNNNNNNNNNNNAGGagttggtttaacacttttttggttactacataattccatatgttatttcaagTTTCGATCTCTTCAATGTTACTTCTACAACGTAGAATTATGTAAAAATAAAGTAATACCCTGGAAAGGTAGGTGtgtcaaacgtttgactggtactgtatatatggaaatctgtcctttggtctgatgagttcaaatttgagattttggttccaatcaCCGTGTTTTTATGAGACGAAGGgtaagtgaatggatgatcttcgaatgtgtgattcccactgtgaagcatgggaggAAGTGTGAtcgtgtgggggtgctttgcttgtgacactgtcagtgatttatttagaattcaaggcacacttaaacagcatggctaccacagcattctgcagcgatatataTATAGcgctactttgaccagggcccataaggattTGTGATGCTATCCATGTCATTGcacatagtatatatatatagtacagtGGCTTCTGTTTCTGTTTGTTACCTTMTTTTTTTATTAAATAGAATAATCTACATTTCTCTaagtgagtatgtttacatgcacactaacaattcgatattaaactgattatggcagtatgCCAAGTATGGCATTAKTCATGTAAAcgccttactctgcttatcttaaatcGGCATCCTAATGATCATGAGGTCATGATCGAAGTAAGCGTAAGTTGATTAAAACACCTGGATTTTTGTTGAAGCTTTCAAATTGATAgtacatgtaaacaccttaatcggAGTCCAAGCAGTACACAGTGTTGTGAAACAGTATTTGCCCCTTCctgatttgttatttttttgcacatttgtcacacttaaatgtttcagatcaaacaaatttaaatattacacaaagataacccaagtaaacacaaaatgcagtttttaagtgatgattttatttattaagggaaaaaagctatccgaattgttttaattcagccacattggagggTTTTCTGAGCATGAACCGCCTTTTTTaggtcacgccacagcatctcaattggattcGAGTCCGGActcaatattatttgtagatcagtcaattccacacacacaaacactcacacaaccACCACCCCCTGGCTACAACATTAAAATAATGATGTAAAGTGTGAGGTAACTCTCTTACTTGCTTCGTCCAGAGTTAAGGCTTCGCTCAGTGCAATGGCAGCGCTGAGAAGCAGAAGAATGGTCAACTTCGCCATGGTGATAGtctcctgagagagaaagagagagacacacacaaagacagaagacagtgAAGCAGAGTCCATCAAGTCAAAGTCAGTGAGTACTTCAGAGTGTAGGTAAGTTTCCCTAACCTCTCTTTGAGTACCCCAGCCATTCCACTTATCtgatatacagtaatccctcgtttatcgcggcgCGGTGTACGTTGCCGAAATGAcacgcgataagtgaaatccgcgaaataggaaaactttttttttttttacaattagcaactattacaatctatgcaaaacTAACAGTGACTCAACGTGTAGGCCTTTCTCGagattatgggtttaggagatgttcgaaacaTTAACAGAAGATAATTTGACcaactgtaaatgtaaattgtgACCAAGCtgtttatgtacgtacacataacctGCACGAGAGACAAAATgaagcacaattcgtagcatgttttgatacaagaagcggagtgagttttagcgaatcagaaGGCAGAGCACAATGCaaccaaaaaaaaataaataaaaatggcatTATGAAGATCCAGCTGAATGCCAATAACCGCATAGGCGCCAGatagtgaaccgcgaagtggcgagggacaCTGATGTTTTTATTCAGACTATCACATTAGAGGCAGATTCAGCTAATGTAGGACTGAGGAATACCAAGTTTCATCTGTTCCACCACATTAGAGGAGATTAGCCTAGCACACATGAATATGCatgtccccaaatggcaccctattccatatatagtgccagtacttttaaccagggcaaatatgctctatgggccctggtgaaaagtagtgcactatgagtagggaatagggtggcatttggcaTGCATTCAGATACAGTATTAGATGAACAGATGTTGAAATCTCACCTGAAATGTTCCGTTGTAGCTTCACTTCTTCTGAGATCTTCAGAGGTTCTTCActgggtatctctctctctctctctgtcctgctgtGATTGAGTTCTACCTCTCCCTACTCTCCTTTTTTAAAGGACCTGTCCAGTCAgacccctccctctttttctctctctctcatcctttaacCCCCTTGCATTCTGTCTGTCCAGCTCAAGACCTGCTGGACCTGTCCGATAGCTACCGTTTGACAGGTGGGTTCTACCAATTTGAAGGAGCTCATTTGTATTTATAATTCAAAAATGAACAAACTTTTAGAAAGAAAATTAATGGGATTGCACGTTTGCACTACAATAATTGTTTATTGAAGATTCTCTTAAGACACAAGGTGCCCGAGAGGCCTGAGAGATTTCTTATTCTTGAGAGTTCTACCTAATTTGGCAGCAGTGCTGAGGACGGTAGGCGCTTGGAAACACACTGACa is a window of Salvelinus sp. IW2-2015 linkage group LG13, ASM291031v2, whole genome shotgun sequence DNA encoding:
- the LOC111972028 gene encoding ladderlectin is translated as MAKLTILLLLSAAIALSEALTLDEANAMVASAANENSPCPTDWFQFNSRCFMFVETARTWPEAERHCMFLEANLASVHSSEESEFLQAVVLIKTGDFPLTWIGGYDAVQANVEKDRLWFWSDXSXFDHENWAXBEPNNYQGAREPCVQMNFGEKHAWNDELCGRRFPSVCSIRTCSIHENIN